A genomic window from Purpureocillium takamizusanense chromosome 2, complete sequence includes:
- the RPL28 gene encoding RNA helicase (COG:J~EggNog:ENOG503P1S5) — MPTRTSKTRKHRGHVSHGHGRVGKHRKHPGGRGLAGGQHHHRTNMDKYHPGYFGKVGMRYFHKQQNHFWKPVINLDKLWSLVPSETRDAYVSGQKKDTVPVLDLLPLGYSKVLGKGRLPEIPLVVRARWVSKLAEQKITEAGGVVELVA; from the exons atgcCTACCCGAACCTCGAAGACCCGCAAGCA CCGCGGCCACGTCTCGCACGGCCACGGTCGCGTCGGCAAGCACCGCAAGCATCCCGGTGGTCGCGGTCTGGCTGGtggccagcaccaccaccgcaccAACATGGACAAG TACCACCCGGGTTACTTCGGTAAGGTTGGTATGCGGTATTTCCACAAGCAGCAGAACCACTTCTGGAAGCCCGTCATCAACCTGGACAAG CTCTGGTCCCTCGTCCCCTCCGAGACCCGTGACGCCTACGTCTCTGGCCAGAAGAAGGACaccgtccccgtcctcgacctcctgcCCCTCGGCTACTCCAAGGTCctcggcaagggccgccTGCCCGAAATCCCCCTGGTCGTCCGCGCGAGATGGGTCAGCAAGCTGGCGGAGCAGAAGATCACGGAGgccggtggcgtcgtcgagctggtcgCGTAA
- the CDC7 gene encoding Non-specific serine/threonine protein kinase (EggNog:ENOG503NVAD~COG:L~BUSCO:EOG09262GWQ): MASVSFESMYQQTVPAVDVRTEETEVMDEDDNVAQQATTDGAQPEDEDDEGVDHDQDDEDEDDEDEASDEEQIESSVQADMDKLTEDFPGFRDKYRLIKRIGEGTFSTVFKAEDLEYGRYDNSWDLEDDASKWTPPPLKRQHQHQQHQQQQQNHQRRQASSPSRRPRRPRYVAIKKIYVTSSPARILNELELLHDLRRCPSVCPLITAFRETDQVVAILPYFRHGDFRSYFRDMTIPDIVIYLRSLFTALRSVHAHRILHRDIKPTNFLYDPTTQHGVLVDFGLAEREGSDCKPCLCHEPRDIRKQRQGSSAWAQATGTAAGGAQPGYPKTDTRPSRRANRAGTRGFRAPEVLFKCTEQSTAIDIWSVGVILLTILSKRFPFFNSADDVEAMIEIATIFGAKRMKAAGLLHGCVFETTIPTIGTQGFTMEKIILWSTCRGEDKPLTRHERLAVRFLEQCMELDPSRRITAAEALEHDFLRFSEADIAYIERSEQLHAVLEESMGLRPRT; the protein is encoded by the exons ATGGCGTCCGTGTCCTTCGAGAGCATGTACCAGCAGACTGTTCCGGCGGTTGACGTCCGAaccgaggagacggaggtaatggacgaggacgacaacgTCGCCCAGCAAGCCaccaccgacggcgcccagccagaggacgaggacgacgagggcgtagaccacgaccaagacgacgaggatgaggacgacgaagatgaggcctcggacgaggagcagaTCGAGAGCAGCGTCCAggccgacatggacaagCTGACCGAGGACTTTCCCGGCTTCCGCGACAAGTACCGCCTGATAAAACGCATCGGCGAGG GAACGTTTTCTACAGTcttcaaggccgaggacctcgagtACGGGCGCTACGATAATAGCTGGGATCTCGAGGATGACGCGTCCAagtggacgccgccgccgctcaagcgccagcaccagcaccagcaacaccagcaacaacaacagaACCACCAACGGCGGCAAGCGTCCTCCccttcgcggcggccgagacgcccGCGCTACGTCGCCATAAAGAAGATCTACGTGACGTCGAGCCCCGCGCGCATCCTCaacgagctcgagctgctccacGACCTCCGCCGATGCCCCTCGGTCTGCCCCCTCATCACCGCCTTTCGCGAGACGGACcaggtcgtcgccatcctcccgTACTTCCGCCACGGCGATTTCCGCTCCTACTTCCGCGACATGACCATCCCGGACATCGTCATCTACCTGCGCTCGCTCTTCACCGCCCTGCGTAGCGTCCACGCCCACCGCATCCTTCACCGTGACATCAAGCCCACCAACTTCCTCTACGACCCCACCACCCAgcacggcgtcctcgtcgactttggcctcgccgagcgcgagGGTTCCGACTGCAAGCCCTGTCTATGCCACGAGCCCCGCGATATCCGCAAGCAGCGCCAGGGCAGCTCTGCCTGGGCCCAGGCCACGggcacggccgccggcggtgcccAGCCGGGATACCCCAAGACGGACACGCGCCCCTCGCGCCGTGCCAACCGCGCCGGCACCAGAGGCTTCCGCGCCCCTGAGGTGCTCTTCAAGTGCACCGAGCAGTCGACGGCCATTGACATCTGGTCCGTCGGCGTCATTCTCCTCACCATCCTGTCGAAGCGCTTCCCCTTTTTCAactcggccgacgacgtcgaggccatgaTCGAGATCGCCACCATCTTCGGCGCCAAGCGCATGaaggcggccggcctgctccaCGGCTGCGTCTTCGAGACCACCATCCCCACCATCGGCACCCAGGGCTTCACCATGGAGAAGATCATACTCTGGAGCAcctgccgcggcgaggacaagCCCCTGACGAGgcacgagcgcctcgccgtccgctTCCTCGAGCAATGCATGGAGCTCGACCCTTCGCgccgcatcaccgccgccgaggcgctcgagcaCGACTTTTTGAGGTTCTCCGAGGCCGACATTGCGTATATTGAGCGCTCCGAGCAGCTCCACGCCGTGTTAGAAGAAAGTATGGGCCTTCGTCCTCGCACATGA
- the CDC7 gene encoding Non-specific serine/threonine protein kinase (EggNog:ENOG503NVAD~COG:L~BUSCO:EOG09262GWQ), translating to MAWHPADRPGKGTFSTVFKAEDLEYGRYDNSWDLEDDASKWTPPPLKRQHQHQQHQQQQQNHQRRQASSPSRRPRRPRYVAIKKIYVTSSPARILNELELLHDLRRCPSVCPLITAFRETDQVVAILPYFRHGDFRSYFRDMTIPDIVIYLRSLFTALRSVHAHRILHRDIKPTNFLYDPTTQHGVLVDFGLAEREGSDCKPCLCHEPRDIRKQRQGSSAWAQATGTAAGGAQPGYPKTDTRPSRRANRAGTRGFRAPEVLFKCTEQSTAIDIWSVGVILLTILSKRFPFFNSADDVEAMIEIATIFGAKRMKAAGLLHGCVFETTIPTIGTQGFTMEKIILWSTCRGEDKPLTRHERLAVRFLEQCMELDPSRRITAAEALEHDFLRFSEADIAYIERSEQLHAVLEESMGLRPRT from the coding sequence atggcatggcatccaGCTGACAGACCGGGCAAAGGAACGTTTTCTACAGTcttcaaggccgaggacctcgagtACGGGCGCTACGATAATAGCTGGGATCTCGAGGATGACGCGTCCAagtggacgccgccgccgctcaagcgccagcaccagcaccagcaacaccagcaacaacaacagaACCACCAACGGCGGCAAGCGTCCTCCccttcgcggcggccgagacgcccGCGCTACGTCGCCATAAAGAAGATCTACGTGACGTCGAGCCCCGCGCGCATCCTCaacgagctcgagctgctccacGACCTCCGCCGATGCCCCTCGGTCTGCCCCCTCATCACCGCCTTTCGCGAGACGGACcaggtcgtcgccatcctcccgTACTTCCGCCACGGCGATTTCCGCTCCTACTTCCGCGACATGACCATCCCGGACATCGTCATCTACCTGCGCTCGCTCTTCACCGCCCTGCGTAGCGTCCACGCCCACCGCATCCTTCACCGTGACATCAAGCCCACCAACTTCCTCTACGACCCCACCACCCAgcacggcgtcctcgtcgactttggcctcgccgagcgcgagGGTTCCGACTGCAAGCCCTGTCTATGCCACGAGCCCCGCGATATCCGCAAGCAGCGCCAGGGCAGCTCTGCCTGGGCCCAGGCCACGggcacggccgccggcggtgcccAGCCGGGATACCCCAAGACGGACACGCGCCCCTCGCGCCGTGCCAACCGCGCCGGCACCAGAGGCTTCCGCGCCCCTGAGGTGCTCTTCAAGTGCACCGAGCAGTCGACGGCCATTGACATCTGGTCCGTCGGCGTCATTCTCCTCACCATCCTGTCGAAGCGCTTCCCCTTTTTCAactcggccgacgacgtcgaggccatgaTCGAGATCGCCACCATCTTCGGCGCCAAGCGCATGaaggcggccggcctgctccaCGGCTGCGTCTTCGAGACCACCATCCCCACCATCGGCACCCAGGGCTTCACCATGGAGAAGATCATACTCTGGAGCAcctgccgcggcgaggacaagCCCCTGACGAGgcacgagcgcctcgccgtccgctTCCTCGAGCAATGCATGGAGCTCGACCCTTCGCgccgcatcaccgccgccgaggcgctcgagcaCGACTTTTTGAGGTTCTCCGAGGCCGACATTGCGTATATTGAGCGCTCCGAGCAGCTCCACGCCGTGTTAGAAGAAAGTATGGGCCTTCGTCCTCGCACATGA